CGCTCGTCATGTTCGGATGCGCGGTATTCGACATCCTCGATTCGATGTTCTGGGCATACGACCTGGTCCTGGCCCAGTATGGATTTTCCGCGTTCACCCTGGGAATAACCCTGATCCTGGCAAACCGGTTCATCTCGGTTCACAACACGCTCGAGTCGAGCTGCGAGGTCTCCAGGAAAGAGATGGAGCTCGCGTCGGACATGCACTCCCGGCTGCTCCCTCCCGCGCCTTCGGGGATCGCCGGCTGGGACATCGCCCTCTCGTTCAAGCCGAGGCACGGCGCTTCCGGGGACTTTTACGATTTTTATGTCGAAGACAGCCGTCTTGAGGGGATGACCATCTTCGACGTATCCGGACACGGCGTCTCGTCTGCCCTCATCACCATGATAGTCAAGCCGATAATGTTCAGGCTCTTCAGCACAATGAAGCAGAGCGGCCTCGATGAAATAATCGGGAAGCTCGACGAACAGGTGTCCCGCGAGATGGCGAGCCTCGACAATTTCGCCTCATGTATACTGCTCCGGTTTAACGGCCCGAACATTGAATATGTTAACGCGGGCCACCCGGACCTCCTTCATTTGCGCCGGGGTTACGGCGAGGTCGCAATCGCCGGTGACGGCGAAGGAGATTTCCACCTGGCGCCGGTCGGCCAGCACATTGCGCAAAAGGCCGCCTCGGTGATCAATCTCACGACGGAAAAGGGGGACGTGTTATTACTGTTTACCGACTGTATAATCGAGAGCCGGAACGCGCGCAAAGGTCCCTATGGCCTTAACAGCCTCATGACATCACTTTCGGAAACAAAGGACCTGTCGGCGCAGGAGATACTTGATGCGATTCTGAAAGATTTTAATTCCTTTATTCCCGAAGCGCAGATTCTCGATGACTTCACCGTTATCTGCCTGAAAAGGACCGCCGACTGACGGGAATTGCCGATGCCCCCATTTTTTTTCACGCCAGGGGAATGCCGGCCGTAATCAGTAGACTTGTTGCATAACTCAATTTTGCGGGGTATAAGGGGCGAAGCCCCTTAAAAGCCCCCGCAGGGGTTCCCCGCGGGCGTGAGACGGCAGTTTCGCAACAAGTCTGGTATTTATGTGATGATTAATTGACGTTGACATGCGAAAGGTAACGTTATATGATATATGGGCATGCTGAAGCATCATGATTCAACGTGGAGGTTGTCATGAAGCTGTCGTGGAAAAATTTAAGCATAAGTAAAAAGATAATCCTGCTTTCCTCGCTCATCATTCTCTCATTCGCCGTAACGGTGTTCGCCTATCTTATTCCGCTTTTCCAGGACGAGAGCATTAGGATGAAAAAGGAAAAGGTCCGCGATATAGTCGCTACCGCCCTGAGCGTGATAGAAGCGATCGACAAGGAATATGCGGCCGCGGGGAAAACGAAGGAGGATGCGCAGAAAAGCGCCGTCGGGCAGCTGCGCGGTATCAGGTACGGGGACGAGGGCAAGGATTACGTCTGGATAAATGATTTTCAGCCGGTCGTCATCATGCACCCGTTCGCGAGCGATCTCGAGGGGAAGAACGTCGGTGAAAAAACCGACCCCACGGGGAAAAAGTTTTTCAAGGAAATGGTCCGCATCTGTCAGGAACGAGAGGCGGGCTATGTCGAATACATGTGGCAGTACAAAGACCAGAAGGAACGTGTGGTGCCCAAAATATCGTTCGTGAAAGCGTACAAGCCATGGGGCTGGATAATCGGGACAGGGGTCTATTACGAAGACGTCCGCGAAAGCATCCTGAGCACGGTGGTGCGCATACTCCAGATTTTCGGTGGAATCATCGGGATCTCCATTTTGCTCTCGCTCTTCGTTTCCAGGAAAATTTCAAAGTCCATCCGCGTGGTGGTGGGGCGACTCCAGGAACTCGCCAGCGCGGAGGGGGACCTCACCGGGAGGCTGCCTGTGGAATCCGGTGACGAGGTGGGCGAACTCTCGCTGGTGCTCAACCGTTTCCTGGACCAGTTCGAGGGGCTGGTCGTAGAGATCATGGATTCATCCCGCGCGCTTTCACAGGCCGTGGGGGAAATCAGCACCGGAAACCAGGACCTTTCGGACCGCACCTCCCGCCAGGCGTCCTCTCTCGAGGAGGTGGCATCCTCGCTGGAACAAGCGGTCGCGTCGGTCCGCCAGAACGCTGAAAATACTATGGCCGCGAACGGACTGGCGAGCGAGACGGTGAGGATAGGCGAGGAAGGGAACCGCATCGTTCTCTCGGCGGTTGAATCCATTCGCGAGCTCAGCCATTCGAGCGAGAAAATCAGCGAGATCGTGGAGGCCATTAACGGCATCGCCTTTCAGACGAACCTCCTTGCGCTCAACGCGGCTGTCGAGGCGGCCCGGGCGGGAGACAGCGGGCGCGGATTCGCGGTCGTCGCGGCCGAGGTGCGCAACCTGGCCCAGCGGGTCCAGGGATCGGCGAAAGAAATTGGGGTTCTGATAAAAGAGGCGCTCGAAAAGATGCAGGAGACCAACAGCCGCGCGGGTAAGAGTTCCGAGGCGCTGCAGAACATCACGGAATCGATCAAGCGCGTGGGAGGTCTAATCTCGGAAATCTCCGCGGCGAGCGAGGAACAGCGCCAGGGCATGGACCAGATAAACGCCGCCGTCACGGACATGGACAGGATCGGCCAGCAGAACGCCGCGCTCGTGGAGCAGACGGCCGCGGCGAGCGAGGAGATGTCGCGGCAGGTCGAGGTGCTCCTCGAAAAGGTGAGCCGGTTCAAGACAAGCGAACATTCCAGAGAGCGCTCCCCGGCTTGAACCGGGTTCGATCGAATCGCCTTAAAGTATTTTGTGCGGATTCAGGATGCCCGCGGGATCGAACGCCGTTTTGATGCGCCGCAGCAATTCGATCTCCTCATGCGAAAGCGCCATGTTCAGATAGTCCCGCCGCGT
This genomic stretch from Spirochaetota bacterium harbors:
- a CDS encoding HAMP domain-containing protein — encoded protein: MKLSWKNLSISKKIILLSSLIILSFAVTVFAYLIPLFQDESIRMKKEKVRDIVATALSVIEAIDKEYAAAGKTKEDAQKSAVGQLRGIRYGDEGKDYVWINDFQPVVIMHPFASDLEGKNVGEKTDPTGKKFFKEMVRICQEREAGYVEYMWQYKDQKERVVPKISFVKAYKPWGWIIGTGVYYEDVRESILSTVVRILQIFGGIIGISILLSLFVSRKISKSIRVVVGRLQELASAEGDLTGRLPVESGDEVGELSLVLNRFLDQFEGLVVEIMDSSRALSQAVGEISTGNQDLSDRTSRQASSLEEVASSLEQAVASVRQNAENTMAANGLASETVRIGEEGNRIVLSAVESIRELSHSSEKISEIVEAINGIAFQTNLLALNAAVEAARAGDSGRGFAVVAAEVRNLAQRVQGSAKEIGVLIKEALEKMQETNSRAGKSSEALQNITESIKRVGGLISEISAASEEQRQGMDQINAAVTDMDRIGQQNAALVEQTAAASEEMSRQVEVLLEKVSRFKTSEHSRERSPA